A window of the Parambassis ranga chromosome 17, fParRan2.1, whole genome shotgun sequence genome harbors these coding sequences:
- the efcab14 gene encoding EF-hand calcium-binding domain-containing protein 14 isoform X1 — translation MKKRKELNALIGLGDSKRKKTKKGSGHRLLRTEPPDSESDSTSDDDDFNNLNSGVNFGKRSYTQCCNVCYPLFLFIILAACVMACAGLIWMQIALKEDLDSLKEKLHSMESSQKASSSEIPKLSEDLKNKERKLDDIENGDKGLNKLWTNLTEINRKINVLDSAVNHLKANLKSAADLISLPTTVEELQKSVATIGSTLTSVQHDVTTMQAALENKKKDEELKKTMDITDLRRAMSEVNKTEEQHHTWTDEQIHILLSTVADLHQRVASLENGSKQMSNDAAAPLVNSSQDTATETHEEAATTKASPGVVQAEISTPMTEAQRSRRPRFLTPNRSKRNAVTNCPERVSLPGVTSLKVLEDIFQQAGIGHNSLGLTHRDLSKVFGASTPSNHVMECFDNDGDQRYSLMELRAAVGL, via the exons atgaagaagagaaagGAACTGAACGCCTTGATCGGACTCGGAGACAGTAAGAGAAAGAAGACCAAAAAGGGGTCTGGTCACAGACTCCTCCGAACCGAGCCGCCGGACTCAGAGTCCGACTCCACCTCGGACGACGACGACTTCAACAACCTGAACAGTGGAGTCAACTTTGGAAA AAGAAGCTACACGCAGTGCTGCAATGTGTGCTACCCACTGTTTCTGTTCATTATACTAGCCGCCTGTGTCATGGCCTGTGCTGGGCTCATATGGATGCAGATCGCGCTGAAAGAAGATCTAGATTCACTGAAAGAAAAGCTGCACAGCA TGGAATCCAGCCAGAAGGCGTCTTCAAGTGAAATACCAAAACTAAGTGAAGActtgaaaaacaaagagagaaaacttGATGACATTGAGAATGGGGACAAAGGGTTGAACAAACTCTGGACTAACCTCACCGAAATAAACAGAAAG ATCAATGTGCTGGACTCTGCTGTAAACCATTTAAAGGCCAATTTGAAGTCTGCTGCTGATTTAATCAGTCTTCCCACAACAGTTGAAGAGCttcaaaag AGTGTTGCAACAATTGGCAGCACACTAACAAGCGTACAGCACGATGTGACGACTATGCAGGCTGCTCTTGAAAATAAGAAGAAAGATGAAGAGTTGAAGAAGACAATG GACATAACAGACCTAAGACGAGCCATGAGTGAGGTTAAcaagacagaggagcagcatcACACATGGACTGATGAGCAGATCCACATCCTCCTCTCTACAGTGGCAGATCTTCATCAAAGAGTGGCCTCATTAGAGAATGGGTCAAAACAAATG AGCAATGACGCAGCAGCTCCGCTGGTAAACAGCAGTCAGGATACAGCAACCGAGACCCATGAAGAAGCTGCTACAACCAAAGCATCACCCGGGGTTGTGCAAG CAGAGATATCCACACCGATGACAGAGGCACAAAGGAGCAGACGTCCTCGTTTCTTAACTCCAAACCGCTCTAAAAGAAATGCGGTGACAAACTGTCCAGAGAGGGTGTCCCTGCCTGGCGTCACTTCTCTGAAAG TCTTAGAAGATATCTTCCAGCAGGCAGGCATTGGACACAATTCACTGGGATTGACCCACCGAGACCTGAGTAAAGTATTCGGAGCATCAACACCCAGCAATCATGTCATGGAGTGCTTTGACAATGACGGGGACCAGAGGTACTCCCTGAtggagctgagagctgctgttgGTCTGTGA
- the efcab14 gene encoding EF-hand calcium-binding domain-containing protein 14 isoform X2, with the protein MKKRKELNALIGLGDSKRKKTKKGSGHRLLRTEPPDSESDSTSDDDDFNNLNSGVNFGKRSYTQCCNVCYPLFLFIILAACVMACAGLIWMQIALKEDLDSLKEKLHSMESSQKASSSEIPKLSEDLKNKERKLDDIENGDKGLNKLWTNLTEINRKINVLDSAVNHLKANLKSAADLISLPTTVEELQKSVATIGSTLTSVQHDVTTMQAALENKKKDEELKKTMDITDLRRAMSEVNKTEEQHHTWTDEQIHILLSTVADLHQRVASLENGSKQMSNDAAAPLVNSSQDTATETHEEAATTKASPGVVQEISTPMTEAQRSRRPRFLTPNRSKRNAVTNCPERVSLPGVTSLKVLEDIFQQAGIGHNSLGLTHRDLSKVFGASTPSNHVMECFDNDGDQRYSLMELRAAVGL; encoded by the exons atgaagaagagaaagGAACTGAACGCCTTGATCGGACTCGGAGACAGTAAGAGAAAGAAGACCAAAAAGGGGTCTGGTCACAGACTCCTCCGAACCGAGCCGCCGGACTCAGAGTCCGACTCCACCTCGGACGACGACGACTTCAACAACCTGAACAGTGGAGTCAACTTTGGAAA AAGAAGCTACACGCAGTGCTGCAATGTGTGCTACCCACTGTTTCTGTTCATTATACTAGCCGCCTGTGTCATGGCCTGTGCTGGGCTCATATGGATGCAGATCGCGCTGAAAGAAGATCTAGATTCACTGAAAGAAAAGCTGCACAGCA TGGAATCCAGCCAGAAGGCGTCTTCAAGTGAAATACCAAAACTAAGTGAAGActtgaaaaacaaagagagaaaacttGATGACATTGAGAATGGGGACAAAGGGTTGAACAAACTCTGGACTAACCTCACCGAAATAAACAGAAAG ATCAATGTGCTGGACTCTGCTGTAAACCATTTAAAGGCCAATTTGAAGTCTGCTGCTGATTTAATCAGTCTTCCCACAACAGTTGAAGAGCttcaaaag AGTGTTGCAACAATTGGCAGCACACTAACAAGCGTACAGCACGATGTGACGACTATGCAGGCTGCTCTTGAAAATAAGAAGAAAGATGAAGAGTTGAAGAAGACAATG GACATAACAGACCTAAGACGAGCCATGAGTGAGGTTAAcaagacagaggagcagcatcACACATGGACTGATGAGCAGATCCACATCCTCCTCTCTACAGTGGCAGATCTTCATCAAAGAGTGGCCTCATTAGAGAATGGGTCAAAACAAATG AGCAATGACGCAGCAGCTCCGCTGGTAAACAGCAGTCAGGATACAGCAACCGAGACCCATGAAGAAGCTGCTACAACCAAAGCATCACCCGGGGTTGTGCAAG AGATATCCACACCGATGACAGAGGCACAAAGGAGCAGACGTCCTCGTTTCTTAACTCCAAACCGCTCTAAAAGAAATGCGGTGACAAACTGTCCAGAGAGGGTGTCCCTGCCTGGCGTCACTTCTCTGAAAG TCTTAGAAGATATCTTCCAGCAGGCAGGCATTGGACACAATTCACTGGGATTGACCCACCGAGACCTGAGTAAAGTATTCGGAGCATCAACACCCAGCAATCATGTCATGGAGTGCTTTGACAATGACGGGGACCAGAGGTACTCCCTGAtggagctgagagctgctgttgGTCTGTGA